The following proteins come from a genomic window of Streptococcus oralis:
- a CDS encoding diaminopimelate decarboxylase, protein MKTPFISREDLETIVSEFPTPFHLYDEKGIREKARAVNQAFSWNKGFKEYFAVKATPTPAILKILQEEGCGVDCSSYVELLMSHKLDFPGSEIMFSSNNTPDQEYAYARELGATINLDAFEDIEHLERAAGIPEIISCRYNPGGVFELGTDIMDNPGEAKFGMTKNQLFEAFAILKEKGAKTFGIHSFLASNTVTHLYYPELARQLFELAVEIKEKLGISLDFINLSGGIGVNYRPEQEPNDIAVIGEGVRKVYEEVLTPADLGQVKIFTELGRFMLAPHGALVTRVTHKKKTYRTYLGVDASAVNLMRPAMYGAYHHITNLTHPDGPIEMVDVVGSLCENNDKFAVNRELPHTEIGDLLVIHDTGAHGFSMGYQYNAKLRSAEILYTEEGKARQIRRAERPEDYFATLYGFDFESDH, encoded by the coding sequence ATGAAAACACCATTTATCAGCCGAGAAGATTTAGAAACAATTGTTTCCGAATTCCCGACTCCCTTTCACTTGTACGACGAGAAGGGGATTCGCGAAAAAGCAAGAGCAGTCAATCAGGCCTTTTCATGGAACAAGGGATTCAAAGAATATTTTGCCGTCAAGGCCACTCCAACTCCAGCCATCTTGAAAATTCTCCAAGAGGAAGGTTGCGGTGTGGACTGTTCTAGTTATGTGGAGCTCTTGATGAGTCACAAACTGGATTTTCCCGGTTCTGAGATCATGTTCTCTTCTAACAATACCCCAGACCAAGAGTACGCCTATGCGCGTGAATTAGGTGCGACCATTAACTTGGATGCTTTTGAAGATATTGAACATCTGGAGCGAGCGGCAGGCATTCCAGAAATCATCTCTTGTCGTTACAATCCTGGTGGCGTTTTTGAACTAGGAACAGATATCATGGACAATCCTGGAGAGGCCAAGTTTGGGATGACCAAGAATCAACTCTTTGAAGCTTTTGCCATCTTAAAGGAAAAAGGAGCTAAGACTTTTGGGATTCACTCTTTCCTAGCATCCAATACTGTCACCCATCTCTATTATCCAGAGTTGGCACGTCAGCTCTTTGAATTGGCTGTTGAAATCAAGGAAAAGTTGGGAATTTCACTAGACTTTATCAATCTTTCCGGAGGTATTGGTGTCAACTATCGTCCGGAGCAGGAACCAAATGACATCGCTGTGATTGGTGAAGGGGTGCGTAAGGTGTATGAGGAAGTCCTTACACCAGCAGATCTCGGTCAGGTCAAGATTTTTACTGAATTGGGTCGATTTATGTTAGCCCCTCACGGAGCTTTGGTCACAAGAGTCACTCATAAGAAAAAAACTTACCGTACCTATCTAGGTGTGGACGCATCAGCAGTCAACCTCATGCGTCCCGCCATGTATGGAGCCTACCACCATATCACCAATCTGACCCATCCAGATGGACCTATTGAGATGGTAGATGTGGTCGGTTCACTCTGTGAAAACAATGATAAATTTGCAGTGAATCGCGAACTACCTCATACAGAAATCGGTGATTTGCTGGTAATTCATGATACAGGTGCACATGGATTCTCCATGGGTTATCAGTACAATGCCAAATTACGCTCTGCAGAAATCCTCTATACTGAAGAAGGCAAAGCCCGTCAAATCCGCCGTGCAGAGCGTCCTGAGGACTATTTTGCAACCTTGTATGGTTTTGATTTTGAATCGGATCATTAA
- the purR gene encoding pur operon repressor encodes MKLRRSDRMVVISNYLINNPYKLTSLNTFAEKYESAKSSISEDIVIIKRAFEEIEIGHIQTVTGAGGGVIFTPSISSHEAKEMIADLRDKLSESDRILPGGYIYLSDLLSTPAILKNIGRIIAKSFMDQKIDAVMTVATKGVPLANAVANVLNVPFVIVRRDLKITEGSTVSVNYVSGSSGDRIEKMFLSKRSLKAGSRVLIVDDFLKGGGTVNGMISLLREFDSELAGVAVFADNAQEEREKQFDYKSLLKVTNIDVKNQSIDVEIGNIFDEDK; translated from the coding sequence ATGAAATTAAGAAGAAGTGATCGGATGGTTGTCATTTCCAACTATTTGATTAATAATCCATACAAACTAACAAGTCTCAATACCTTTGCAGAAAAGTACGAATCTGCTAAATCATCGATTTCAGAGGACATCGTGATTATCAAGCGTGCCTTTGAGGAAATTGAAATCGGCCATATTCAGACTGTGACTGGAGCAGGTGGTGGCGTTATCTTTACACCATCAATCTCGAGTCATGAAGCCAAAGAAATGATTGCAGACTTGCGTGACAAACTTTCAGAAAGCGACCGTATCTTGCCAGGTGGCTATATCTACTTATCTGATTTGCTCAGTACACCTGCCATTTTGAAAAATATTGGGCGTATCATTGCCAAGAGCTTTATGGACCAAAAAATCGATGCCGTTATGACAGTGGCAACAAAGGGTGTTCCGCTCGCAAATGCGGTTGCCAACGTTCTCAATGTTCCTTTTGTTATCGTGCGTCGTGATTTGAAAATCACTGAAGGTTCAACTGTCAGCGTCAACTACGTATCAGGTTCAAGTGGAGACCGTATCGAGAAAATGTTCCTTTCAAAACGCAGCCTCAAAGCAGGCAGTCGTGTCTTGATTGTGGATGACTTCTTGAAAGGCGGCGGAACTGTCAATGGGATGATTAGTCTCTTGCGTGAGTTCGACTCTGAACTAGCTGGCGTCGCAGTATTTGCAGACAATGCCCAAGAAGAACGTGAAAAGCAGTTCGATTACAAGTCACTCTTGAAGGTAACCAATATTGATGTTAAGAACCAATCCATCGATGTTGAGATTGGAAATATCTTTGACGAAGACAAATAA
- the rsmA gene encoding 16S rRNA (adenine(1518)-N(6)/adenine(1519)-N(6))-dimethyltransferase RsmA has product MRIADYSVTKAVLERHGFTFKKSFGQNFLTDTNILQKIVDTAEIDDQVNVIEIGPGIGALTEFLAERAAQVMAFEIDHRLVPILADTLRDFDNVTVVNEDILKVDLAQHIQNFKNPELPIKVVANLPYYITTPILMHLIESGIPFSEFVVMMQKEVADRISAQPNTKAYGSLSIAVQYYMTAKVAFIVPRTVFVPAPNVDSAILKMVRRPEPAVAVKDEQFFFKISKASFTHRRKTLWNNLTGYFGKTEEVKDKLTKALDQAGLSPSVRGEALSLEEFASLSDALKGQGL; this is encoded by the coding sequence ATGAGAATTGCAGATTATAGCGTGACTAAGGCAGTGCTGGAGCGTCACGGTTTTACCTTTAAAAAGTCCTTTGGGCAAAATTTCCTGACGGATACTAATATCCTTCAAAAAATCGTGGATACGGCTGAAATTGACGACCAGGTCAATGTCATTGAAATTGGACCAGGGATTGGTGCCTTGACAGAATTTTTGGCAGAGCGTGCAGCTCAAGTCATGGCCTTTGAGATCGACCACCGTTTGGTACCGATTTTGGCAGATACCCTACGTGATTTTGACAATGTGACAGTAGTCAACGAGGATATTCTCAAAGTTGACTTGGCGCAACATATCCAGAATTTCAAAAATCCAGAATTGCCAATTAAAGTAGTAGCCAACTTGCCCTACTATATCACGACACCTATTCTCATGCACTTGATCGAGAGTGGCATTCCTTTTAGTGAGTTTGTCGTCATGATGCAAAAAGAAGTGGCGGATCGGATCTCAGCACAGCCAAATACCAAGGCTTATGGTAGTTTGTCGATTGCTGTGCAGTATTATATGACAGCCAAGGTTGCCTTCATCGTGCCTCGTACGGTCTTTGTGCCAGCGCCAAATGTGGACTCAGCCATTTTAAAAATGGTGCGCCGTCCAGAGCCAGCTGTAGCAGTGAAAGATGAACAGTTCTTCTTTAAGATTTCCAAGGCTAGTTTCACCCATCGTCGCAAGACCTTGTGGAACAACTTAACAGGCTACTTTGGTAAGACCGAAGAAGTCAAGGATAAGCTGACCAAGGCTTTGGACCAAGCAGGCTTGTCACCAAGTGTGCGTGGGGAAGCACTAAGCTTGGAAGAATTTGCTAGCCTTTCAGATGCGCTTAAAGGGCAAGGACTCTAA
- the rpe gene encoding ribulose-phosphate 3-epimerase, producing the protein MSQYKIAPSILAADYANFEREIKRLEATGAEYVHIDIMDGHFVPQISFGAGVVESLRPHSKMVFDCHLMVSNPEHHLEDFARAGADIISIHAEATPHIHGALQKIRSLGVKPSVVINPGTPVEAIKHVLHLVDQVLVMTVNPGFGGQAFLPETMDKIRELVALREEKGLNFEIEVDGGIDDQTISQAKEAGATVFVAGSYVFKGDVNERVQTLRKQLD; encoded by the coding sequence ATGTCTCAATACAAGATTGCTCCGTCAATTCTGGCAGCAGATTATGCCAACTTTGAACGTGAAATCAAACGTCTAGAAGCAACTGGGGCAGAATATGTTCATATCGATATCATGGATGGTCATTTTGTGCCGCAAATCAGCTTTGGTGCAGGTGTGGTCGAGAGCCTTCGCCCCCATAGCAAGATGGTATTTGACTGCCACTTGATGGTATCAAATCCAGAGCACCATCTAGAAGACTTTGCGCGCGCAGGAGCGGATATCATCAGTATCCATGCAGAAGCAACTCCTCATATCCATGGCGCCCTCCAAAAGATTCGTTCTTTGGGAGTGAAACCTTCAGTTGTGATCAATCCTGGGACACCTGTTGAGGCTATCAAGCACGTCCTTCACCTAGTTGACCAAGTCTTAGTCATGACGGTTAACCCTGGCTTCGGCGGGCAAGCTTTCCTACCTGAAACCATGGATAAGATTCGCGAGTTGGTTGCCCTTCGTGAGGAAAAAGGCTTGAACTTTGAGATCGAAGTCGATGGTGGGATTGATGATCAAACCATTTCTCAAGCTAAAGAAGCTGGTGCTACAGTTTTTGTAGCAGGGTCTTATGTCTTTAAGGGAGATGTCAATGAACGAGTGCAAACGCTCAGAAAACAACTGGACTAG
- the rsgA gene encoding ribosome small subunit-dependent GTPase A: MQGQIIKALAGFYYVESDGQVYQTRARGNFRKKGHTPYVGDWVDFSAEENSEGYILKIHERKNSLVRPPIVNIDQAVVIMSAKEPDFNSNLLDRFLVLLEHKGIHPIVYISKMDLLEDRAELDFYQQTYGAIGYDFVTSKEELLPLLTGKVTVFMGQTGVGKSTLLNKIAPDLNLETGEISDSLGRGRHTTRAVSFYNLNGGKIADTPGFSSLDYEVSTAEDLNQAFPEIASVSRDCKFRTCTHTHEPSCAVKPAVEEGAIATFRFDNYLQFLSEIENRRETYKKVSKKIPK; encoded by the coding sequence ATGCAGGGACAAATCATTAAAGCCTTGGCAGGATTCTACTATGTAGAGAGTGATGGTCAAGTTTACCAGACACGCGCGCGTGGGAATTTCCGCAAAAAAGGCCACACGCCCTACGTCGGAGACTGGGTAGACTTTTCTGCGGAGGAAAATTCAGAAGGTTATATCCTCAAAATTCACGAACGGAAAAACAGTTTGGTTCGTCCACCTATTGTCAATATTGACCAAGCTGTGGTGATCATGTCGGCTAAGGAGCCTGATTTTAATAGCAATTTGCTGGATCGCTTCTTGGTTCTTTTAGAGCACAAGGGTATTCATCCCATCGTTTATATTTCCAAAATGGACTTGCTGGAAGATCGGGCAGAATTGGATTTTTACCAGCAGACTTACGGTGCCATTGGTTACGACTTTGTGACCAGTAAGGAGGAACTTCTGCCTTTGTTGACAGGAAAAGTGACGGTCTTTATGGGGCAGACAGGTGTTGGGAAGTCAACCCTTCTCAATAAAATCGCACCGGACCTCAATCTTGAAACAGGAGAAATCTCAGATAGTCTGGGTCGCGGTCGTCATACCACTCGAGCTGTTAGTTTTTATAACCTCAATGGGGGTAAAATCGCGGACACACCAGGATTTTCATCGCTGGATTATGAAGTGTCAACGGCTGAAGACCTCAATCAGGCCTTTCCAGAGATTGCCAGTGTCAGTCGAGACTGCAAGTTCCGTACTTGTACCCATACCCATGAGCCGTCCTGTGCGGTTAAGCCGGCTGTAGAAGAAGGCGCTATTGCGACCTTCCGTTTTGACAACTACCTGCAATTCCTCAGTGAGATTGAAAATCGCAGAGAGACTTATAAAAAAGTCAGTAAAAAAATTCCAAAATAA
- the pflA gene encoding pyruvate formate-lyase-activating protein, whose protein sequence is MSEETIDYGQVTGMVHSTESFGAVDGPGIRFIVFLQGCHMRCQYCHNPDTWAMETNKSRERTVDDVLTEALRYRGFWGDKGGITVSGGEALLQIDFLIALFTKAKEKGIHCTLDTCALPFRNTPRYLEKFNKLMAVTDLVLLDIKEINEEQHKIVTSQTNKNILACARYLSDIGKPVWIRHVLVPGLTDRDDDLIELGKFVKTLKNVDKFEILPYHTMGEFKWRELGIPYSLEGVKPPTADRVKNAKELMDTESYQDYMKRVHG, encoded by the coding sequence ATGTCTGAAGAAACAATTGACTATGGACAAGTGACAGGAATGGTGCATTCGACAGAGAGTTTTGGGGCGGTAGATGGTCCTGGGATTCGTTTTATTGTCTTTTTGCAGGGTTGTCACATGCGTTGCCAGTACTGCCATAACCCAGACACATGGGCTATGGAGACCAATAAATCACGCGAACGGACAGTAGATGATGTCTTGACAGAAGCCCTTCGTTATCGTGGTTTCTGGGGAGACAAGGGAGGAATCACTGTCAGTGGTGGAGAGGCTCTCTTACAGATTGATTTCTTGATTGCCCTCTTTACCAAGGCCAAGGAAAAAGGGATCCACTGTACCTTGGACACCTGTGCCCTTCCTTTCCGTAATACACCACGTTATCTCGAAAAGTTTAATAAACTCATGGCGGTGACAGACTTAGTTCTCTTGGATATCAAGGAAATCAACGAAGAACAGCACAAGATCGTTACTAGCCAAACCAATAAAAACATCTTGGCCTGTGCCCGGTACCTATCAGATATTGGAAAACCTGTTTGGATTCGCCACGTATTGGTTCCAGGATTGACAGATAGAGATGACGACTTGATCGAACTCGGTAAATTCGTCAAAACCCTCAAAAACGTTGACAAGTTTGAAATCCTACCTTATCACACTATGGGAGAATTCAAGTGGCGTGAACTAGGAATTCCTTATTCGCTCGAAGGAGTCAAACCTCCCACAGCAGACCGTGTGAAGAATGCCAAGGAATTGATGGATACAGAAAGCTACCAAGACTACATGAAACGTGTTCATGGATAA
- a CDS encoding thiamine diphosphokinase — protein MNECKRSENNWTRVAVFAGGDRGHYRTDFDCFVGVDRGSLWVLEEDLPLTLAVGDFDSVTAVERQLIQKRALRFVQAQPEKDDTDLELALLTIFEQNPQTQVTIFGALGGRIDHMLANVFLPSNPKLAPYMRQIAIEDGQNLLSYCPEGTSQLQPRSDYDYLAFMPVRDSQLTIIGAKYELTEENFFFKKVYASNEYIDREVSVTCPDGYVVVLHSKDRR, from the coding sequence ATGAACGAGTGCAAACGCTCAGAAAACAACTGGACTAGGGTTGCTGTTTTTGCAGGTGGAGACCGTGGTCATTATCGGACGGATTTTGATTGCTTTGTCGGTGTGGATCGAGGATCGCTCTGGGTCTTGGAAGAAGACTTGCCTCTTACTCTAGCAGTTGGAGATTTTGATTCTGTCACTGCAGTTGAACGTCAGTTGATTCAAAAACGAGCCCTGCGCTTTGTTCAAGCTCAGCCAGAAAAGGATGATACGGATCTGGAATTGGCTCTCTTAACCATCTTTGAGCAAAACCCTCAGACTCAGGTCACTATTTTTGGTGCCCTAGGTGGTCGTATTGACCATATGCTGGCCAATGTCTTTCTGCCTAGCAATCCCAAGTTGGCACCCTATATGCGCCAGATAGCGATTGAGGATGGGCAAAACTTGCTTAGCTATTGTCCAGAAGGAACCAGTCAGCTTCAACCCCGTTCAGACTATGACTATCTAGCCTTTATGCCAGTTCGGGATAGTCAGTTGACCATTATCGGTGCTAAGTACGAATTGACTGAGGAAAATTTTTTCTTTAAAAAAGTGTACGCTTCTAACGAATATATAGATAGGGAAGTTTCGGTGACTTGCCCAGATGGTTATGTAGTCGTACTGCATAGCAAGGACAGGAGGTAG
- a CDS encoding acylphosphatase has protein sequence MQKVRMIAQGRVQGVGFRWGVYTLALEIGGITGRVWNNDDGTVEILAQAESSATMAKFIQEIRKGPTPFSKVTYLDVQMSNFSSYSDFKVAN, from the coding sequence ATGCAAAAGGTTAGAATGATTGCCCAAGGCAGAGTACAGGGTGTTGGTTTTCGCTGGGGCGTTTATACTCTAGCGCTTGAAATCGGTGGCATCACTGGTCGTGTCTGGAATAATGACGATGGCACAGTGGAAATTCTTGCTCAGGCAGAGTCCTCTGCCACTATGGCAAAATTTATCCAAGAAATCCGTAAAGGTCCAACGCCTTTTTCAAAAGTTACCTATCTAGATGTGCAGATGAGCAACTTTTCATCCTATTCGGACTTCAAAGTCGCAAATTAG
- a CDS encoding 3'-5' exoribonuclease YhaM family protein, which yields MKISHMKKDELFEGFYLIKSADLRQTRAGKNYLAFTFQDDSGEIEGKLWDAQPHNVEAFTAGKVVHMQGRREVYNNTPQVNQITLRLPQPGEPNDPADFKVKSPVDVKEIRDYMSQMIFKIENPVWQRIVRSLYTKYDKEFYSYPAAKTNHHAFETGLAYHTATMVRLADAISEIYPELNKSLLYAGIMLHDLAKVLELSGPNQTEYTVRGNLIGHIALIDSEITKTVMELGIDDTREEVVLLRHVILSHHGLLEYGSPVRPRIMEAEIIHMIDNLDASMMMMSTALALVDKGEMTNKIFAMDNRSFYKPDLD from the coding sequence ATGAAGATTAGTCACATGAAAAAAGATGAGCTTTTTGAAGGCTTTTACCTAATCAAGTCAGCTGACCTGAGACAGACGCGTGCTGGGAAAAACTACCTAGCCTTTACTTTCCAAGATGATAGTGGAGAGATTGAAGGGAAACTCTGGGATGCCCAACCACATAATGTTGAGGCCTTTACCGCTGGGAAAGTAGTCCACATGCAGGGACGTCGAGAAGTTTATAACAACACTCCTCAAGTTAATCAAATCACGCTTCGTTTACCTCAGCCTGGCGAACCCAACGATCCAGCTGATTTCAAGGTCAAGTCACCAGTCGATGTCAAGGAAATCCGTGACTACATGTCGCAAATGATTTTCAAAATTGAAAATCCTGTCTGGCAGCGTATCGTTCGCAGTCTCTACACCAAGTATGATAAGGAATTCTACTCTTATCCAGCTGCCAAGACCAACCACCATGCCTTTGAAACGGGTTTGGCCTATCATACAGCAACCATGGTACGCTTGGCAGATGCCATTAGCGAGATCTACCCCGAGCTCAACAAGAGCCTCCTCTATGCTGGGATTATGTTGCATGACTTGGCCAAGGTTTTAGAGCTCAGCGGTCCCAATCAGACGGAGTACACAGTGCGAGGCAATCTCATCGGCCATATAGCCCTCATCGATAGTGAAATTACCAAGACAGTCATGGAACTGGGCATCGATGATACTAGAGAAGAAGTGGTGCTACTGCGCCATGTGATTCTCAGTCATCATGGCTTGCTGGAGTATGGAAGTCCAGTCCGTCCACGCATTATGGAGGCAGAGATTATTCATATGATTGACAATCTAGATGCCAGCATGATGATGATGTCAACAGCTCTTGCTTTGGTGGACAAAGGAGAGATGACCAATAAAATCTTCGCTATGGACAATCGTTCCTTCTATAAACCAGATTTAGATTAA
- the yidC gene encoding membrane protein insertase YidC, which produces MKSIKRFALSAMGVAMLLILTGCVSVDKTTGEPTGFIWNTIGAPMAEAIKYFANDMGLGFGMGIIIVTIIVRLIILPLGIYQSWKATLHSEKMNALKHVLEPHQTRLKEATTQEEKLEAQQALFAAQKEHGISMLGGVGCFPILLQMPFFSAIFFAAQHTEGVAGSNFLGIDLGSPSMLLVAFAGILYYIQSLLSLHGVEDEMQREQLKKMIYMSPLMIVIFSLFSPASVTLYWVVGGFMMILQQFIVNYVVRPKLRQKVREEYEKNPPKVSPSAGARKDVTPKQPQGITTNKKKKNRNSGKQRSR; this is translated from the coding sequence TTGAAATCTATTAAACGTTTTGCCCTCTCAGCTATGGGAGTGGCTATGCTACTTATCTTGACAGGCTGTGTTTCTGTTGATAAAACAACTGGAGAACCGACTGGATTTATCTGGAACACCATCGGAGCGCCTATGGCAGAGGCCATCAAATACTTTGCCAATGATATGGGACTTGGTTTTGGAATGGGGATTATCATCGTAACCATTATCGTGCGTTTGATTATCTTGCCACTCGGTATCTACCAATCGTGGAAGGCGACGCTTCACTCTGAAAAGATGAACGCCCTCAAACACGTGCTTGAACCACATCAAACACGTCTCAAAGAGGCAACAACTCAAGAAGAAAAACTTGAGGCTCAACAAGCTCTCTTTGCCGCCCAAAAAGAACATGGTATCAGCATGCTAGGAGGCGTCGGATGTTTCCCTATCTTGCTCCAAATGCCTTTCTTCTCTGCTATCTTCTTTGCTGCCCAACACACTGAAGGAGTTGCTGGTTCTAACTTCTTGGGAATTGATCTTGGCTCACCAAGCATGCTTCTCGTAGCCTTTGCAGGTATTCTTTACTATATCCAATCTCTCCTCTCGCTTCATGGAGTAGAAGATGAGATGCAAAGAGAACAACTTAAGAAAATGATCTACATGAGCCCACTCATGATTGTTATCTTCTCCCTCTTCTCACCAGCCAGTGTGACACTTTACTGGGTTGTCGGTGGTTTCATGATGATTCTCCAACAATTTATCGTCAACTATGTCGTTCGTCCAAAACTTCGTCAAAAAGTACGTGAAGAATACGAAAAGAACCCTCCGAAAGTCAGCCCTTCTGCAGGTGCAAGAAAAGATGTGACTCCTAAACAGCCTCAGGGTATCACAACCAATAAGAAAAAGAAAAACCGCAACTCTGGCAAACAACGATCTAGATAA
- the rmuC gene encoding DNA recombination protein RmuC: METVLLLLLIANLAGLFLIWQRQDKQEKHLSKSLEGQADHLSDQLDYRFEQARQASQLDQKDLEVAVSDRLQEVRMELHQGLTQVRQEMTDNLIQTRDKTDQRLQALQESNEQRLEQMRQTVEEKLEKTLQTRLQASFETVSKQLESVNRGLGEMQTVARDVGALNKVLSGTKTRGILGELQLGQIIEDIMTPAQYEREYATVENSNERVEYAIKLPGQGDQEYVYLPIDSKFPLADYYRLEEAYEAGDKDEIERCRKSLLASVKRFAKDIKSKYLAPPRTTNFGVLFVPTEGLYSEIVRNPVFFDDLRREEQIIVAGPSTLSALLNSLSVGFKTLNIQKSADHISKTLASVKTEFGKFGGILVKAQKHLQHASGNIDELLNRRTTAIERTLRHIELSEGEPALDLLHFQEDEEEYED; this comes from the coding sequence ATGGAGACTGTATTATTACTATTATTAATTGCCAACCTAGCTGGACTCTTTCTGATTTGGCAAAGGCAGGATAAGCAGGAGAAACACCTAAGCAAGAGTTTGGAGGGTCAGGCAGATCATCTGTCAGACCAGTTGGATTATCGTTTTGAGCAAGCCAGACAAGCTAGTCAACTAGACCAAAAAGACTTGGAAGTGGCTGTCAGCGACCGTTTGCAGGAAGTGCGAATGGAGTTGCACCAAGGTCTGACGCAAGTTCGTCAAGAAATGACGGATAATCTCATCCAAACCAGAGACAAGACCGACCAACGTCTTCAAGCCTTGCAGGAATCAAATGAGCAACGTTTAGAACAAATGCGTCAAACAGTCGAGGAAAAGTTGGAAAAGACCTTGCAGACGCGCTTGCAGGCTTCCTTCGAGACAGTTTCCAAGCAACTAGAATCTGTCAATCGTGGCCTTGGAGAAATGCAGACAGTTGCCCGTGATGTCGGTGCCCTCAATAAGGTTCTATCAGGTACTAAAACGCGAGGAATTCTGGGTGAATTGCAACTGGGCCAAATCATCGAGGACATCATGACACCTGCCCAGTACGAACGAGAATACGCAACGGTTGAAAACTCCAATGAACGAGTGGAGTACGCCATCAAGTTGCCTGGGCAAGGTGACCAGGAATATGTCTACCTGCCGATTGACTCCAAGTTTCCACTGGCAGATTATTACCGCTTGGAAGAAGCCTATGAGGCAGGTGACAAGGACGAGATCGAACGCTGTCGCAAGTCACTCTTGGCAAGCGTTAAGCGCTTTGCCAAGGATATCAAGAGCAAGTACTTGGCTCCCCCTAGAACAACAAATTTTGGAGTTTTGTTTGTCCCGACAGAAGGTCTCTACTCAGAAATTGTACGCAATCCTGTTTTCTTTGATGATTTGAGACGGGAGGAGCAGATTATTGTCGCAGGGCCAAGTACCCTGTCAGCCCTCCTCAATTCCCTATCAGTTGGCTTCAAAACTCTCAATATCCAAAAGAGTGCCGACCATATCAGTAAGACCCTTGCCAGCGTCAAGACGGAGTTTGGCAAGTTCGGGGGAATTTTGGTTAAGGCACAGAAACATCTCCAACATGCCTCTGGCAATATTGATGAATTATTAAACCGTCGTACCACAGCTATTGAGCGGACGCTCCGTCACATTGAGTTATCAGAAGGTGAGCCTGCGCTTGATCTACTCCATTTCCAAGAAGATGAGGAAGAATATGAAGATTAG
- a CDS encoding dimethyladenosine transferase, with protein MGNRSHIYLKNGDEARILTEGIYTIPYFWQLFWDEADLKAPIALWETAEKLEEDEEEAEKFYQEQNVDILLSIEKFQQNALQNRSFLEENAPQALQLYDAFVRYILANVKDGDVLGFDVLDVVFMNQVSVVSDKLLKNIRAIQENQPEDLDFSLTDKNLIGLAMGFPDYYASELLPEDNILDSVAYQDEFKKMNPKEDKKALDMTGSDSNKHRIHFVFWIVLVLGIIWVLYIVFS; from the coding sequence ATGGGCAATAGAAGCCATATTTACTTAAAAAACGGAGATGAAGCCCGTATTCTAACAGAGGGAATTTACACAATACCTTATTTTTGGCAATTGTTTTGGGATGAAGCAGATTTAAAAGCTCCTATTGCTCTCTGGGAAACAGCAGAAAAACTCGAAGAAGATGAAGAGGAAGCAGAAAAGTTTTACCAAGAGCAGAATGTAGATATCTTACTTTCTATTGAAAAATTCCAGCAAAATGCCCTCCAAAATCGGTCTTTTTTAGAAGAAAATGCCCCGCAAGCCTTGCAACTATATGATGCCTTTGTTCGTTATATTCTTGCAAATGTCAAAGACGGTGATGTGCTTGGATTTGATGTTTTGGATGTAGTTTTTATGAATCAAGTGTCTGTAGTTTCTGATAAACTGTTAAAAAATATCCGAGCTATTCAGGAAAATCAACCAGAAGATTTGGATTTTTCTCTAACGGATAAGAACCTAATTGGCCTTGCTATGGGTTTTCCTGATTATTATGCTTCAGAATTATTGCCAGAAGACAATATTCTAGATTCAGTTGCCTATCAGGATGAATTTAAGAAAATGAACCCCAAAGAAGATAAGAAAGCGCTTGATATGACTGGATCCGATTCAAACAAGCATCGTATTCATTTTGTGTTTTGGATTGTATTGGTACTAGGAATTATATGGGTTCTATATATTGTTTTTAGCTAA